The Paracholeplasma brassicae genome contains a region encoding:
- the dnaB gene encoding replicative DNA helicase, whose amino-acid sequence MSRVMPFNLEAEQSVLGAAFLNPNVLIAIIDKLNQEDFFDQRNQKIYEAMRQIFQRSEKIDYTTVSTELAQMGAMKSIGVAYLSELTDFVPTTANLDAYIDIVRDYSLKRMVIETAGKILEDGYNEGIRATEYIDDAEEKIFDLVRRRKATEFLKIDKVVQEVREKAESRKHQGAITGLKTGFAILDNLTAGFQPEELLILAARPSMGKSAFAMNLALNAAKFNHGGKAGVAVFSLEMSNEQLVGRMLSSEARVENKKIKTGELTSKDWQFIDTASLSLANLNIFFDDSSAVTVQEIRSKCRKLKQEGRLDFVVIDYLQLIKGDERGGSNRQEEVAKISRSLKQMARELKIPVMALSQLSRGVEKRDDKRPVLADLRESGSIEQDADIVMFLYRGEYYSHGQEDNGETEVSIAKNRQGSVGNVLNFIFEKQYSRFIPIAERDDEPQN is encoded by the coding sequence ATGAGTCGAGTAATGCCATTTAATTTAGAGGCGGAACAATCGGTTTTAGGTGCAGCGTTTCTAAATCCAAATGTCTTAATCGCAATTATTGATAAACTGAATCAAGAAGACTTTTTTGATCAACGCAATCAAAAAATATATGAGGCAATGCGTCAGATTTTTCAACGTAGTGAAAAAATAGACTACACGACCGTTTCAACGGAACTTGCTCAAATGGGTGCGATGAAATCCATTGGTGTGGCGTATTTATCCGAACTCACTGACTTCGTACCGACAACGGCTAACTTAGATGCCTATATCGACATCGTTAGGGATTATTCCTTAAAACGTATGGTGATTGAAACCGCAGGTAAAATTCTAGAGGACGGTTATAACGAAGGTATTCGTGCGACTGAATACATTGATGACGCAGAAGAAAAAATCTTTGATTTGGTCAGACGTCGTAAAGCCACTGAGTTCTTAAAAATCGACAAAGTGGTTCAAGAAGTCAGAGAAAAAGCAGAAAGCCGTAAACACCAAGGTGCAATCACCGGTCTTAAGACTGGGTTTGCCATCTTAGACAATCTAACCGCAGGCTTTCAACCAGAAGAACTATTGATTTTAGCTGCGAGACCCTCAATGGGTAAATCGGCGTTTGCGATGAACTTAGCACTTAATGCCGCAAAGTTTAATCATGGTGGTAAGGCAGGTGTGGCCGTATTCTCGCTTGAAATGTCAAACGAACAATTGGTTGGACGTATGTTATCAAGTGAAGCACGCGTTGAAAATAAAAAAATCAAAACGGGGGAATTGACCTCAAAAGATTGGCAGTTTATCGATACGGCGTCACTTTCACTGGCGAATTTGAATATCTTTTTTGATGATTCAAGTGCGGTGACGGTTCAAGAAATTCGTTCAAAATGTCGTAAGTTAAAACAAGAAGGTCGTCTAGACTTTGTGGTGATTGACTACTTACAGTTAATCAAAGGTGATGAACGCGGTGGATCCAATCGTCAAGAAGAAGTGGCAAAAATCTCAAGAAGCCTAAAACAAATGGCAAGAGAATTAAAGATCCCAGTCATGGCGCTATCACAGTTATCTCGTGGCGTAGAAAAACGTGACGATAAACGACCGGTGCTGGCTGACTTAAGAGAGTCCGGTTCAATTGAACAGGACGCCGACATCGTTATGTTCTTATACCGTGGTGAATACTATAGCCATGGGCAAGAAGATAATGGTGAAACGGAAGTATCGATTGCGAAAAACCGTCAAGGCTCGGTTGGTAACGTATTAAACTTTATTTTCGAAAAACAATACTCTCGTTTTATTCCAATTGCGGAAAGAGACGACGAACCTCAAAATTAA
- the prfA gene encoding peptide chain release factor 1, which translates to MFDRLILIEKRYDEISELLMQSEIVTDVKRMTTLLKEQRGLEKTVETFRAFKDAKNQIEELELLSEDKDKEISEMATLELDVLYPKVEELEEALKILLLPKDPNDDKNVIVEIKGAAGGDEGNIFAGDLFRMYAKYAETRHWKIEILNAMEGAMGGFTSLEFMISGDLVYSTMKYESGVHRVQRVPETESQGRIHTSTATVLVMPEAEEVEINISWNDIRFDTFNSSGPGGQSVNTTYSAVRLTHIPTGIAVACQEGKSQHENKDKAFRLLKSRIYDNMIQEQLEKEGEQRRSLVGRGDRSEKIRTYNYPQNRVSDHRINLTIQRLDAVMEGRLDLVLEPLINEFQKRQLAGTNE; encoded by the coding sequence ATGTTTGATAGATTAATATTAATAGAAAAAAGATACGATGAAATCAGTGAGCTTTTAATGCAGTCTGAAATCGTCACAGATGTCAAAAGAATGACGACGTTGTTAAAAGAACAACGTGGGTTAGAAAAAACGGTAGAAACATTTAGAGCATTTAAAGATGCAAAAAATCAAATTGAAGAACTTGAGTTGTTAAGTGAAGATAAAGATAAAGAGATCAGTGAAATGGCAACGTTAGAGCTGGATGTACTTTATCCAAAAGTAGAAGAATTAGAAGAAGCGTTAAAGATTTTATTATTACCAAAAGATCCGAACGACGATAAGAACGTTATCGTTGAAATCAAAGGGGCTGCTGGTGGTGATGAAGGTAACATTTTTGCTGGAGACTTATTTAGAATGTACGCCAAATACGCAGAAACTCGTCATTGGAAAATTGAAATTCTAAACGCCATGGAAGGCGCTATGGGTGGGTTTACCTCACTTGAATTCATGATCAGTGGGGATTTGGTTTATTCGACAATGAAATACGAATCGGGGGTTCATCGTGTTCAACGTGTTCCTGAAACAGAGTCACAAGGTCGAATTCATACCTCAACGGCTACGGTGCTTGTGATGCCTGAAGCGGAAGAAGTTGAAATCAATATTTCCTGGAATGACATTCGTTTTGATACATTTAACTCCTCAGGACCTGGTGGACAAAGTGTCAACACAACTTATTCGGCTGTTCGACTAACGCACATTCCGACGGGGATTGCTGTGGCGTGTCAAGAAGGTAAGAGCCAACATGAAAACAAAGACAAAGCCTTTCGTTTGTTAAAGTCAAGAATTTACGACAACATGATTCAAGAGCAACTTGAAAAAGAAGGCGAACAACGTCGTTCATTGGTTGGTAGAGGCGATCGTAGTGAAAAAATTAGAACGTACAACTACCCACAAAACCGAGTGTCAGATCACCGAATTAACTTAACCATTCAGCGTCTTGATGCCGTGATGGAAGGCCGTCTTGATTTGGTCCTTGAACCACTAATTAATGAGTTCCAAAAACGACAATTAGCTGGGACGAACGAATAA
- the prmC gene encoding peptide chain release factor N(5)-glutamine methyltransferase, with amino-acid sequence MTYKKLMNLGIKKIETNESLEIEVAKLLLMHYSTMSPTQFYLNFDKEVSADVEAIYLKAIDQYVLELIPMQHILGFAPFFGYDFIVNEHVLIPRRETELLAEHALYVYDTKFSGKTIDVCDIGTGSGCIAITLSLEEANMNVVASDISEEALKVAKRNNEALGGSVKFYQGDLLEPLKGLKFDMIVSNPPYIPKNEDVMDLVKKNEPSVALFGGDSGLVFYDRILKESLNYLKPNGVILFEHAYDKKEEMKALCLHYYKDATIEQLKDLSQKDRMTIIYT; translated from the coding sequence ATGACTTATAAAAAATTAATGAACTTAGGGATTAAAAAAATTGAAACTAATGAATCCTTAGAAATTGAAGTCGCTAAGCTCTTGTTGATGCATTATTCAACGATGAGTCCAACACAGTTCTACCTTAATTTTGACAAAGAGGTCAGTGCTGATGTTGAAGCAATTTATTTAAAAGCGATTGATCAATACGTTTTAGAACTAATTCCAATGCAACATATCTTGGGGTTTGCGCCATTTTTTGGTTATGATTTTATCGTTAATGAACACGTTTTAATTCCAAGAAGAGAAACCGAATTATTAGCAGAACATGCACTTTATGTCTACGACACAAAATTTAGTGGAAAAACCATTGATGTTTGTGACATCGGTACGGGTTCAGGGTGTATTGCGATTACGCTATCATTAGAAGAAGCAAACATGAACGTGGTTGCCTCTGATATTAGTGAGGAAGCTTTAAAGGTTGCCAAACGAAACAACGAAGCACTTGGTGGGTCGGTCAAGTTTTATCAAGGCGATTTACTTGAACCACTCAAGGGACTTAAATTTGATATGATTGTCTCAAATCCACCGTACATCCCAAAAAACGAAGACGTCATGGACTTGGTTAAAAAGAATGAGCCTAGTGTGGCGTTATTTGGCGGCGATTCGGGATTGGTTTTTTATGACCGTATTCTAAAAGAAAGCCTAAATTACTTAAAACCAAATGGTGTGATTTTATTTGAACATGCTTACGATAAGAAAGAAGAAATGAAGGCCTTGTGTTTGCATTATTATAAAGACGCAACCATTGAACAACTCAAAGATTTAAGTCAAAAAGATCGTATGACGATTATATACACTTAG
- a CDS encoding L-threonylcarbamoyladenylate synthase, producing MIEDYSFEDGFMNDGSVVIFPTDTVFGLACRLYDDEAIDKIHQIKKDDPNHYYAVLCDTVVSVNDLAVIDQRARALMLTFWPGPLTLILNSTLAHKERSGFDKIGVRIPNHEAALDLIKKNGPLITTSLNIDGSSEVLGIDEIKEQFTGVVDYIYEEYNAFYLNITSTTVDLTGSEIKYLRIGSITQEQIEQAIKDES from the coding sequence ATGATTGAAGATTATTCATTTGAAGATGGATTTATGAATGATGGATCGGTGGTCATTTTTCCAACCGACACGGTATTTGGTCTGGCTTGTCGTCTTTATGATGACGAAGCGATTGATAAAATACATCAAATTAAAAAAGATGATCCCAATCACTATTACGCAGTTTTATGTGATACCGTCGTATCAGTAAATGATTTGGCTGTCATTGATCAACGTGCTCGGGCACTCATGCTAACGTTTTGGCCGGGACCACTAACCTTAATCTTAAATAGTACACTGGCACACAAAGAACGTTCTGGGTTTGATAAGATTGGTGTTCGAATTCCAAATCATGAAGCGGCACTGGATCTGATTAAGAAAAACGGGCCTTTAATTACAACCTCATTAAACATCGATGGGAGCTCTGAAGTCTTAGGTATCGATGAAATCAAAGAACAATTTACTGGGGTTGTTGATTATATCTACGAAGAATACAATGCGTTTTATTTGAATATCACCTCAACCACAGTGGATTTAACTGGTAGTGAGATTAAGTACTTACGTATTGGATCAATCACACAAGAACAGATTGAACAAGCCATCAAAGACGAATCTTAA
- a CDS encoding IS3 family transposase, with amino-acid sequence MLCEILLIVRSSYYKWLKHEETNEEKINHELSQLILEYHDEFKGILGYRRMTLWINKRNQTNYNVKRIRRLMKKLGVSSVIRRVRKGYIKVRPEITAENVLNRQFEANNPNEKWLTDVTEFKVIGSNTKLYLSAIIDLCDTSIISYKMGISNNNQLVNETFEKAFQLNPEAKPMVHSDRGYQYTNKVFQKKLTSRSMTVSMSRVGRCIDNGPMESFWGTLKSEMYYLTQFHDINQLKVAIDQYIQFYNKQRYQEKLKGLTPMEFRNQALKIESVI; translated from the coding sequence GTGTTATGTGAAATCCTTTTGATTGTTCGTAGCAGCTATTATAAGTGGTTAAAACATGAAGAAACAAATGAAGAAAAGATTAATCATGAGTTATCTCAATTGATTCTTGAATATCATGATGAGTTTAAAGGTATCTTAGGCTATAGACGGATGACTTTATGGATTAATAAGCGGAATCAAACGAACTATAATGTAAAACGCATCAGACGATTGATGAAGAAATTAGGTGTATCGTCGGTTATCCGTAGAGTGCGTAAGGGGTATATTAAAGTAAGACCAGAGATCACAGCAGAGAATGTCTTAAACAGACAATTTGAGGCTAATAATCCCAATGAGAAATGGTTAACAGACGTTACCGAGTTCAAGGTGATTGGATCGAATACTAAGTTATACTTAAGTGCCATCATCGATCTGTGTGATACCAGTATTATCAGTTACAAAATGGGTATATCGAATAATAACCAACTGGTAAATGAAACCTTCGAGAAAGCATTCCAACTTAATCCGGAAGCCAAACCGATGGTACACAGTGACCGCGGGTATCAATATACGAATAAAGTGTTTCAAAAGAAGCTCACTTCTAGAAGCATGACAGTCAGTATGTCTAGAGTTGGTAGGTGTATTGATAATGGACCGATGGAGAGTTTTTGGGGTACACTTAAATCAGAAATGTACTATTTAACCCAGTTTCACGACATCAATCAACTCAAAGTAGCGATTGATCAATACATCCAGTTTTATAATAAACAAAGGTACCAAGAAAAACTAAAAGGCTTAACTCCGATGGAATTTCGGAATCAAGCCTTAAAAATTGAATCAGTTATTTAA
- a CDS encoding helix-turn-helix domain-containing protein → MSRTPRFSKETKIKAIKAYQTGIKSMLEIACELGCDVSSVKQWVRNYESMGSMAFEDKPRNQSYMKSFKLEVIKAYHDGKGSYAELAKQYQITSDSMIKSWVSKYNRHNEIKAYDPKGYVYMAKSRKVSYEEKLDIVKWTIEHNFEYKLAAEKFETAYSQVYNWVRKYNVEGEAGLKDERGKRKPVENLSEIEKLKREVELLRRKNERLEMEAEVIKKFQEIERRDILARSAKKPNTKR, encoded by the coding sequence ATGTCAAGAACACCAAGATTCAGTAAAGAAACAAAAATCAAAGCAATCAAAGCATATCAAACAGGAATCAAGTCAATGTTAGAAATCGCATGTGAATTAGGATGTGACGTATCCAGTGTTAAACAATGGGTCAGGAACTATGAATCGATGGGAAGTATGGCATTTGAGGATAAACCAAGAAACCAAAGTTATATGAAATCATTCAAATTAGAGGTGATTAAAGCTTACCACGATGGCAAAGGATCATACGCAGAACTGGCCAAACAATATCAAATAACATCAGACTCAATGATTAAGAGTTGGGTTTCCAAGTATAATAGACATAACGAGATCAAAGCGTATGATCCAAAGGGGTATGTTTATATGGCGAAATCAAGAAAAGTGAGTTATGAAGAAAAGTTAGATATAGTGAAATGGACGATTGAACATAACTTTGAATATAAACTCGCAGCGGAGAAGTTTGAGACAGCCTACTCACAAGTGTATAACTGGGTCAGAAAATACAACGTAGAAGGTGAAGCTGGTTTAAAGGACGAACGAGGCAAGAGAAAGCCTGTAGAGAATCTAAGTGAAATTGAGAAACTAAAACGTGAAGTTGAGCTTCTAAGACGGAAGAATGAACGTCTGGAGATGGAGGCTGAAGTCATAAAAAAATTCCAGGAGATCGAAAGGAGGGATATTTTAGCAAGATCCGCCAAGAAGCCAAATACAAAACGATAA
- a CDS encoding phospholipid/glycerol acyltransferase encodes MKNKKLITFDMNKKPVRQRIYLTPLTWLLSFPSVIKHRLKINKVNMEGLKKPYILLCTHHSFMDFKVTTKATFPSRLNYVVAIDGFIKREWLLRNAGGICKRKFTNDTRLIKHMKYILNEKKGIVAIYPEARYSLIGTNAILPESLGKLIKLFKHPVVVLNMHGDYLMQPVWNLDKRNVKLAADMTQIIKKEEIETLSVEQINARINQAFRYDEYQYQFDNQIKIDFKNRLKGISRVLYQCPHCLKEHVMASDKNELWCEACGEKYVQDIYGQIKNTKGNSIFTHLPDWYEFQREQVRKQIEDGTYYFEDEVSVESLPNSKGYVDLGIMKLVHNNEGFCLYKKDGSFELKKEVLSMYGLHIEYNYMNKGDCLDLSTLENTYYIYPLNYKNVVTKLHFAVEELYKIHKSEIK; translated from the coding sequence ATGAAGAATAAAAAACTGATTACGTTTGATATGAATAAAAAACCGGTAAGACAGCGTATCTATTTGACACCACTGACGTGGTTGTTAAGCTTTCCAAGTGTCATCAAACATCGGTTAAAAATAAATAAGGTCAATATGGAAGGCTTAAAAAAACCTTACATTCTTTTATGTACACATCATTCGTTTATGGACTTCAAAGTCACCACGAAAGCAACATTTCCTAGTCGACTTAATTACGTTGTTGCGATTGACGGGTTTATCAAACGCGAATGGTTATTAAGAAACGCTGGTGGGATTTGTAAAAGAAAGTTCACCAACGATACGAGATTAATCAAGCACATGAAATACATACTTAATGAAAAAAAAGGCATTGTGGCGATTTACCCTGAGGCGAGGTATTCGCTCATCGGAACTAATGCCATCTTACCTGAATCCTTAGGTAAACTCATTAAGCTGTTTAAACACCCCGTGGTTGTTTTAAACATGCATGGGGACTATTTGATGCAACCTGTGTGGAATTTAGATAAAAGAAATGTGAAGCTTGCTGCTGATATGACTCAAATCATTAAAAAAGAAGAAATTGAGACCTTGTCGGTAGAACAAATAAACGCTAGAATCAATCAAGCTTTTCGATATGACGAGTATCAATATCAGTTCGATAACCAGATTAAGATCGACTTTAAAAACCGTTTAAAAGGGATATCTCGTGTGTTATATCAATGCCCACACTGTTTAAAAGAACACGTCATGGCTTCGGATAAAAATGAATTATGGTGTGAAGCTTGTGGCGAAAAATACGTCCAAGACATTTATGGTCAAATCAAAAACACCAAGGGCAATTCGATCTTTACACATTTGCCAGATTGGTATGAGTTTCAAAGAGAACAAGTAAGAAAGCAAATCGAGGATGGCACTTACTATTTTGAGGATGAAGTCAGCGTTGAGTCATTACCAAACTCAAAAGGTTATGTTGACTTGGGTATCATGAAGTTAGTGCATAACAACGAGGGCTTTTGCTTGTATAAAAAAGATGGCTCATTTGAGCTGAAAAAAGAAGTGCTCAGTATGTATGGTCTTCACATCGAATACAATTACATGAACAAAGGGGATTGCTTAGATCTTTCAACCCTAGAAAACACTTACTACATTTACCCGCTTAATTATAAAAACGTTGTAACGAAACTGCATTTTGCAGTAGAAGAACTCTACAAAATCCATAAGAGTGAGATAAAATAG
- the typA gene encoding translational GTPase TypA, translated as MDIRNIAIIAHVDHGKTTLVDELLKQSEKKNAHEAIQERAMDSNDIERERGITILAKNTAIEYKGVRINILDTPGHADFGGEVERIMKMVDAVVLVVDAYEGSMPQTRFVLKKALESGLKPIVVINKIDRAFARPTEAVNEVFDLFIELEANEAQLDFPIIYASGIKGLASYNKEFDDAVDMKPLLDTIIEYVPAPGQDVQASLQFQPALLDYNEYVGRIGIGKIIRGTIKMNQMVSCVRLDGTIKQFRVQKLFSYIGLDRIEVAEAYAGDIVAIAGLPDIYVGETVCEIGQEEALPILHIDEPTVQMTFGTNTSPFAGKEGKYVTASKIEERLYKETQKDVSLRVERLSGKEEWVVSGRGELHLGILIENMRREGFEFQVSRPQVIMIETEGVKMEPYEFVQVDCPNEVMGTVIEMLGSRKGTMESMTNHLNQSRLTYTMPSRGLIGFMTDFMTATKGYGIINHSYMEYRPVEAVEVGNRPNGSLVSLLEGMTTSYAIGRLEDRGVMFIEPRQKVYEGMIVGEANKEFDLAVNVTQEKQLTNMRSSSKDSTVVLKRPREMSLEACLEFINDDELVEITPQTIRLRKRILKTNERKKYDNYK; from the coding sequence ATGGATATTAGAAACATAGCAATTATTGCCCACGTAGACCACGGTAAAACGACTCTTGTGGATGAATTATTAAAACAATCAGAAAAAAAGAACGCACACGAAGCAATTCAAGAACGTGCAATGGATTCAAATGACATTGAACGTGAACGTGGCATTACGATTCTTGCGAAAAACACAGCAATCGAATACAAAGGTGTTCGAATCAATATATTAGACACCCCAGGGCATGCCGATTTTGGTGGTGAGGTTGAACGTATCATGAAAATGGTTGATGCGGTTGTTTTAGTCGTTGATGCTTATGAAGGCTCAATGCCTCAAACACGTTTCGTTTTGAAAAAAGCATTAGAATCTGGTTTAAAACCAATTGTGGTTATTAATAAGATTGACCGTGCGTTTGCAAGACCAACCGAAGCAGTAAATGAAGTTTTCGACTTGTTTATTGAATTAGAAGCGAACGAAGCACAGTTGGATTTTCCCATCATTTATGCATCGGGAATTAAGGGCTTAGCCTCATACAATAAAGAATTTGATGATGCCGTTGACATGAAACCATTACTTGACACCATCATTGAATACGTACCAGCACCTGGACAAGATGTACAAGCTAGTCTTCAATTTCAACCAGCGTTACTCGACTATAACGAATACGTCGGACGTATTGGTATTGGTAAAATCATTCGTGGGACCATTAAGATGAATCAAATGGTTTCTTGTGTGAGACTTGACGGCACAATCAAACAATTTAGAGTTCAAAAACTCTTCTCATATATTGGCCTAGACCGTATTGAAGTCGCTGAAGCCTACGCCGGTGACATTGTTGCCATTGCTGGTTTACCTGACATTTATGTCGGTGAAACCGTCTGTGAAATTGGTCAAGAAGAAGCACTACCAATCCTTCATATTGATGAACCAACCGTTCAGATGACTTTTGGTACTAATACTTCACCATTTGCTGGTAAAGAAGGTAAGTATGTCACTGCTTCAAAGATTGAAGAACGTTTATATAAAGAAACACAAAAAGACGTTTCACTACGTGTTGAACGACTTTCTGGTAAAGAAGAATGGGTCGTTTCAGGTCGTGGTGAATTACACCTTGGTATCTTGATTGAAAACATGAGAAGAGAAGGCTTTGAATTCCAAGTCTCTCGTCCTCAAGTCATCATGATTGAAACAGAAGGCGTTAAAATGGAACCATACGAGTTTGTACAAGTAGACTGTCCAAACGAAGTCATGGGGACGGTCATTGAAATGCTAGGTTCTAGAAAAGGCACCATGGAGTCAATGACGAACCATTTAAACCAATCAAGATTAACCTACACCATGCCATCAAGAGGCTTAATTGGCTTTATGACTGATTTTATGACCGCAACCAAAGGTTATGGGATTATTAATCACTCATATATGGAGTATCGTCCGGTTGAAGCTGTTGAAGTTGGTAATCGTCCTAATGGGTCACTTGTGTCTCTACTTGAAGGGATGACAACCTCTTATGCCATCGGAAGACTAGAAGACCGTGGGGTTATGTTTATTGAACCACGTCAAAAAGTATACGAAGGTATGATTGTTGGTGAGGCAAATAAAGAGTTTGATTTAGCGGTTAACGTGACTCAAGAAAAACAATTAACAAATATGCGTTCAAGTTCAAAAGACTCAACGGTTGTGTTAAAACGCCCAAGAGAAATGAGCTTAGAAGCTTGTCTAGAATTCATTAATGACGATGAGTTGGTTGAAATTACACCACAAACGATTCGTTTAAGAAAACGTATCTTAAAAACGAACGAACGTAAAAAATACGATAACTATAAATAA
- the rpiB gene encoding ribose 5-phosphate isomerase B: MIAIGSDHAGYELKEELKKYLQEKGLKTKDLGTNDLSSVDYPDFGRKVGEAVINDKLDFGIVVCGTGIGISIAANKVKGIRAALVYDEETASLAKMHNNANVIALGGRKTSIEEAKKIVDAYLSSKFEERHQKRLDKISVYEGEHHE; this comes from the coding sequence ATGATAGCAATTGGCAGTGACCATGCAGGTTACGAACTTAAAGAAGAATTAAAGAAATACTTACAAGAAAAAGGGTTAAAGACAAAAGACTTAGGCACAAATGACCTAAGCTCAGTTGATTACCCAGATTTCGGACGTAAGGTGGGCGAAGCTGTCATTAATGACAAGTTAGATTTCGGTATTGTCGTTTGTGGCACGGGCATTGGGATTAGCATTGCAGCAAACAAGGTTAAAGGCATTCGTGCGGCACTTGTCTATGATGAAGAAACCGCAAGCCTGGCTAAAATGCATAATAATGCAAACGTCATCGCATTAGGTGGTAGAAAAACATCAATCGAAGAAGCGAAAAAAATCGTTGATGCCTATTTGTCATCTAAATTTGAAGAAAGACATCAAAAGAGATTAGACAAAATAAGTGTCTATGAAGGTGAACATCATGAGTAA
- the upp gene encoding uracil phosphoribosyltransferase has protein sequence MSKVVVLDHPLIDHKMAKLRDKHTGTKEFRETVSEVGMLITYEISRDFETVEKEVETPIQITKAYELKKPVVIVPILRAGLGMVEGIHNIIPTARIGHVGVYRDEETLEPHEYFAKFPIDIKDAAVLVVDPMLATGGSASAAITMVKKRGVTDIRFVGLVGCPEGVKRLQEDHPDVDIFLAAMDEYLNEKGYIVPGLGDCGDRLFGTK, from the coding sequence ATGAGTAAAGTTGTGGTATTAGATCACCCATTGATCGATCATAAAATGGCAAAACTAAGAGATAAACATACCGGCACGAAGGAATTTAGAGAAACCGTATCAGAGGTTGGCATGTTGATCACTTATGAAATCTCAAGGGATTTTGAAACCGTCGAAAAAGAAGTAGAAACGCCAATTCAAATAACAAAAGCTTATGAGCTTAAAAAACCAGTGGTTATCGTACCGATTTTAAGAGCAGGTTTAGGGATGGTTGAAGGGATTCACAACATCATTCCAACCGCACGTATTGGTCATGTCGGGGTTTATCGTGACGAAGAAACCTTAGAACCACATGAATATTTTGCGAAATTCCCTATCGATATTAAAGATGCTGCGGTACTAGTCGTCGATCCAATGCTTGCAACCGGTGGTTCTGCCTCAGCTGCGATCACAATGGTTAAAAAACGCGGTGTCACCGACATTCGTTTTGTTGGCTTAGTCGGCTGCCCTGAGGGTGTTAAACGTCTACAAGAAGATCACCCAGATGTGGATATTTTTCTTGCAGCCATGGATGAATATTTAAACGAAAAAGGCTACATCGTTCCAGGACTTGGCGATTGTGGCGATCGCTTATTTGGTACAAAATAA